In the Clostridium beijerinckii genome, one interval contains:
- a CDS encoding methyl-accepting chemotaxis protein — MGFFNKNNNKNTTMTETIVSNVSNSGENNTNASQKNLTNINDLREKAVLIDSSIKNASSTASELVSSAEAQSREISNVKNILSGFRANMEDLAINITNVHIKVLDTDKLADTGLNTIGNLDTSLNELEDAFTISTSTVNALVSKLESVNSITDSISQIASQTNLLSLNAAIEAARAGEAGKGFSVVAGEVRKLAENSKLAVQSITSILEEIKIDILKASNAMNSGNSALTTQHNSLQEAKTSFSDIKTSIEDATEEISTCIENLTTASEAKDTVINSIDNVSVLFKEHESLSKEIITDLNSQEDAIKKMSNSIEHLS; from the coding sequence ATGGGATTTTTTAACAAAAACAATAATAAAAATACTACTATGACAGAAACTATTGTATCAAATGTTTCTAACAGTGGGGAAAACAATACTAACGCTAGTCAGAAAAATTTAACTAACATCAATGATTTAAGAGAAAAAGCTGTTTTAATTGATAGTTCTATAAAAAACGCTTCGTCTACTGCATCAGAATTAGTATCTTCTGCTGAAGCTCAAAGCAGAGAAATAAGTAATGTTAAGAATATCTTATCAGGTTTTCGTGCTAATATGGAAGACTTAGCAATTAACATTACTAATGTTCACATTAAAGTGTTGGATACTGATAAATTGGCTGATACAGGATTAAATACAATAGGAAATTTAGATACATCTCTAAATGAGCTTGAAGACGCTTTCACAATATCAACTTCAACAGTAAATGCTTTAGTATCAAAACTTGAATCTGTAAACAGTATAACTGATTCTATAAGCCAAATCGCAAGCCAAACGAATCTTCTATCATTAAACGCAGCTATAGAGGCTGCAAGAGCTGGTGAAGCTGGTAAAGGCTTTTCTGTTGTCGCAGGTGAAGTTAGAAAACTTGCAGAAAACTCAAAACTTGCTGTTCAAAGTATAACTAGTATACTTGAAGAAATTAAAATAGACATATTAAAAGCTTCTAATGCAATGAATTCTGGTAATTCAGCATTAACAACTCAACATAACTCACTACAAGAAGCTAAAACTAGTTTTTCCGATATTAAAACTTCTATAGAAGATGCCACTGAAGAAATTAGCACTTGCATAGAAAATTTGACTACTGCTTCTGAGGCAAAAGATACTGTTATTAATTCAATTGATAACGTAAGCGTTCTTTTCAAAGAACATGAATCTTTATCAAAAGAAATTATTACAGATCTTAATAGCCAAGAAGATGCTATTAAAAAGATGAGTAATTCAATAGAACATTTATCATAG
- a CDS encoding aldose 1-epimerase family protein, producing MIYSLENEKIKITVSEHGGELHSITGKKEGTEYLWNGNPEYWKYHAPHLFPIIGKLKDSKYRVDGKEYELPSHGLARISQFTLLSQSNESITFELKFSDKSLEVYPYKFSLQVTYDIKENSVKVSYKVINLDDKKIYFSIGAHPAFMCPIEKTEILEDYYLKFNEREDSSIMCFDRNTYFTHEKKDYLTNSDIIELKKDIFKDDALVFDDLKSNKITIKSKNHNKSLSVEFDGFPYMGIWAPADGAPFVCIEPWFGHADYGDFNGDFKDKEGIMFLEEGKEFSCSYIISIEE from the coding sequence ATGATTTATTCCTTAGAAAATGAAAAAATTAAAATTACTGTTAGTGAACATGGAGGCGAACTACACTCTATAACAGGTAAGAAGGAAGGTACTGAATATCTTTGGAATGGGAATCCGGAATATTGGAAATACCACGCACCACATTTATTTCCTATAATAGGCAAGCTAAAGGATTCTAAGTATAGAGTTGATGGAAAGGAATATGAATTACCATCTCATGGATTAGCAAGAATTTCTCAATTTACCTTGCTAAGTCAAAGCAATGAATCTATTACTTTTGAGTTAAAGTTCTCGGATAAAAGTCTTGAAGTATATCCATATAAGTTTTCTTTGCAGGTTACTTATGATATTAAAGAAAATAGTGTAAAGGTAAGTTATAAAGTTATCAACTTGGATGATAAAAAAATCTATTTTTCAATTGGAGCTCATCCAGCATTTATGTGTCCAATTGAAAAAACAGAGATATTAGAGGATTATTATCTTAAGTTTAATGAGAGAGAGGATAGCTCAATTATGTGTTTTGATAGGAATACATATTTTACTCATGAGAAAAAAGATTATTTAACTAATAGTGATATTATTGAACTTAAAAAAGATATATTTAAAGATGACGCATTAGTATTTGATGATTTAAAATCAAATAAAATTACAATAAAATCAAAGAATCATAATAAGTCTTTAAGTGTGGAGTTTGATGGATTTCCTTACATGGGAATATGGGCTCCAGCTGATGGCGCTCCATTTGTATGTATAGAACCTTGGTTTGGTCATGCTGACTATGGCGATTTTAATGGAGACTTTAAGGATAAAGAAGGAATAATGTTCCTAGAAGAAGGAAAAGAATTTAGCTGTAGCTATATAATTTCTATTGAAGAGTAA